In the Oreochromis aureus strain Israel breed Guangdong linkage group 14, ZZ_aureus, whole genome shotgun sequence genome, one interval contains:
- the scn3b gene encoding sodium channel subunit beta-3 isoform X3, with protein sequence MVTQYKLHLQSLVLLISLVHLCMPVCVDVQSDTEGIVGKAMKLTCISCLKREEVSVTTFVKWLYTPSPTKGKNISYLIYEYNTNNSNVEDNPFKDRLNWNGSKDLQEVSIEIRNVTYNDSGLYTCEIRRKFGFELYTPIFEVIKTINLTVKEKASDDTTAIYSEIMMYVLLVFLTLWLLVEMVYCYRKISKSDEQAQDTAY encoded by the exons TCCACCTGTGCATGCCAGTATGTGTCGATGTCCAGTCAGACACAGAAGGAATTGTGGGAAAAGCCATGAAGTTGACCTGCATCTCCTGCTTGAAGAGGGAGGAGGTCTCCGTAACAACATTTGTAAAATGGCTTTACACCCCAAGTCcaacaaaaggcaaaaacatTTCATATCTT ATATACGAATATAACACTAACAATTCCAATGTGGAGGATAATCCATTTAAGGACCGTCTAAACTGGAACGGAAGCAAGGACTTACAAGAGGTCTCCATTGAAATCCGTAATGTCACCTATAATGACAGTGGTTTGTATACCTGTGAAATTCGTCGTAAGTTTGGCTTTGAGCTATACACTCCAATCTTCGAAGTAATCAAGACCATCAACCTGACTGTGAAAGAGAAAG CCAGTGACGACACCACAGCAATCTACTCTGAGATCATGATGTATGTGTTGCTGGTGTTCTTGACCTTGTGGCTGTTGGTAGAAATGGTCTACTGCTACAGGAAGATCTCCAAGTCTGATGAGCAGGCGCAGGACACAGC GTATTGA
- the scn3b gene encoding sodium channel subunit beta-3 isoform X2 — protein sequence MCVIRTSDLATIIHLCMPVCVDVQSDTEGIVGKAMKLTCISCLKREEVSVTTFVKWLYTPSPTKGKNISYLIYEYNTNNSNVEDNPFKDRLNWNGSKDLQEVSIEIRNVTYNDSGLYTCEIRRKFGFELYTPIFEVIKTINLTVKEKASDDTTAIYSEIMMYVLLVFLTLWLLVEMVYCYRKISKSDEQAQDTATNYLAIPSEQKDNPAAPVTE from the exons TCCACCTGTGCATGCCAGTATGTGTCGATGTCCAGTCAGACACAGAAGGAATTGTGGGAAAAGCCATGAAGTTGACCTGCATCTCCTGCTTGAAGAGGGAGGAGGTCTCCGTAACAACATTTGTAAAATGGCTTTACACCCCAAGTCcaacaaaaggcaaaaacatTTCATATCTT ATATACGAATATAACACTAACAATTCCAATGTGGAGGATAATCCATTTAAGGACCGTCTAAACTGGAACGGAAGCAAGGACTTACAAGAGGTCTCCATTGAAATCCGTAATGTCACCTATAATGACAGTGGTTTGTATACCTGTGAAATTCGTCGTAAGTTTGGCTTTGAGCTATACACTCCAATCTTCGAAGTAATCAAGACCATCAACCTGACTGTGAAAGAGAAAG CCAGTGACGACACCACAGCAATCTACTCTGAGATCATGATGTATGTGTTGCTGGTGTTCTTGACCTTGTGGCTGTTGGTAGAAATGGTCTACTGCTACAGGAAGATCTCCAAGTCTGATGAGCAGGCGCAGGACACAGC GACAAACTACCTAGCCATTCCCTCTGAGCAGAAAGACAATCCAGCCGCTCCTGTTACAGAATAA
- the scn3b gene encoding sodium channel subunit beta-3 isoform X1 has protein sequence MVTQYKLHLQSLVLLISLVHLCMPVCVDVQSDTEGIVGKAMKLTCISCLKREEVSVTTFVKWLYTPSPTKGKNISYLIYEYNTNNSNVEDNPFKDRLNWNGSKDLQEVSIEIRNVTYNDSGLYTCEIRRKFGFELYTPIFEVIKTINLTVKEKASDDTTAIYSEIMMYVLLVFLTLWLLVEMVYCYRKISKSDEQAQDTATNYLAIPSEQKDNPAAPVTE, from the exons TCCACCTGTGCATGCCAGTATGTGTCGATGTCCAGTCAGACACAGAAGGAATTGTGGGAAAAGCCATGAAGTTGACCTGCATCTCCTGCTTGAAGAGGGAGGAGGTCTCCGTAACAACATTTGTAAAATGGCTTTACACCCCAAGTCcaacaaaaggcaaaaacatTTCATATCTT ATATACGAATATAACACTAACAATTCCAATGTGGAGGATAATCCATTTAAGGACCGTCTAAACTGGAACGGAAGCAAGGACTTACAAGAGGTCTCCATTGAAATCCGTAATGTCACCTATAATGACAGTGGTTTGTATACCTGTGAAATTCGTCGTAAGTTTGGCTTTGAGCTATACACTCCAATCTTCGAAGTAATCAAGACCATCAACCTGACTGTGAAAGAGAAAG CCAGTGACGACACCACAGCAATCTACTCTGAGATCATGATGTATGTGTTGCTGGTGTTCTTGACCTTGTGGCTGTTGGTAGAAATGGTCTACTGCTACAGGAAGATCTCCAAGTCTGATGAGCAGGCGCAGGACACAGC GACAAACTACCTAGCCATTCCCTCTGAGCAGAAAGACAATCCAGCCGCTCCTGTTACAGAATAA